A genome region from Pseudomonas pergaminensis includes the following:
- the gloB gene encoding hydroxyacylglutathione hydrolase — MIQISALPAFTDNYIWLLQDPSTRRCAVVDPGDAAPVLAWLEQNPGWSLSDILITHHHHDHVGGVEQLKGATDAKVYGPANEKIPARDVALNDNDRITVLGWDFDIYTVPGHTLGHIAFYHPGVLLCGDTLFAAGCGRLFEGTPEQMYTSLERLAALPADTRVYCTHEYTQSNLKFAQAVEPDNADIAERVETVRQLRARGEITLPSNLALEKRTNPFLRTAETSVKQKADERNGRDNRSGAEVFASLRAWKDKF, encoded by the coding sequence ATGATACAGATCAGTGCCCTGCCCGCCTTCACCGATAACTACATATGGTTGTTACAGGACCCAAGCACCCGACGCTGCGCCGTGGTCGACCCTGGCGACGCCGCCCCCGTGCTGGCCTGGCTCGAGCAGAACCCTGGCTGGAGCCTCAGCGACATCCTGATCACCCACCACCACCATGATCATGTCGGCGGCGTCGAACAACTCAAAGGCGCAACCGATGCCAAGGTGTACGGCCCGGCCAACGAGAAGATCCCGGCACGGGACGTGGCGCTCAACGACAACGACCGCATCACCGTGCTCGGCTGGGACTTTGACATCTATACAGTGCCCGGCCACACCCTGGGCCATATCGCCTTTTATCACCCGGGCGTGCTGTTGTGTGGCGATACCCTGTTCGCCGCCGGTTGCGGGCGCTTGTTCGAAGGCACGCCAGAACAGATGTACACCTCCCTTGAGCGTCTGGCCGCCCTGCCCGCTGACACGCGGGTGTACTGCACCCACGAATACACCCAAAGTAACCTCAAATTCGCCCAGGCGGTGGAACCGGACAATGCCGATATCGCCGAACGGGTGGAAACTGTCCGCCAACTTCGGGCCCGTGGCGAGATCACGCTGCCTTCCAATCTGGCCCTGGAAAAACGCACCAACCCTTTTTTGCGCACCGCTGAAACATCCGTTAAACAAAAAGCGGACGAACGGAATGGCCGCGACAACCGCTCTGGGGCCGAGGTGTTTGCTAGCTTGAGGGCTTGGAAAGATAAGTTCTAA
- a CDS encoding class I SAM-dependent methyltransferase, translating into MTDKAFAQADPEWLALIGAAREWLSGPIGQFLLDEERRMLEDELGRFFGGYLVHYGPSAETPPSAPQVQRNVRLGAPLPGVEIVCEEQAWPLSEHAADVVVLQHGLDFCLSPHGLLREAASSVRPGGHLLIVGINPWSSWGLRHVFAHDGLRQARCISPQRVGDWLNLLGFALEKRRFGCYRPPLASTKWQSRLAGWERRAGAWQLGGGGFYLLVARKIVVGLRPVQQVRREPMGKLVPMPMAKVNRKQSDA; encoded by the coding sequence ATGACTGATAAAGCGTTCGCCCAGGCCGATCCTGAGTGGCTGGCCTTGATCGGTGCAGCCCGCGAATGGCTGTCCGGTCCCATCGGGCAATTTCTGCTGGACGAAGAACGGCGCATGCTCGAAGACGAGTTGGGCCGTTTCTTTGGTGGCTACCTGGTGCATTACGGTCCTTCGGCCGAAACGCCGCCGTCCGCGCCGCAGGTGCAGCGCAATGTGCGCCTGGGGGCACCGTTGCCGGGGGTGGAGATTGTCTGTGAGGAGCAGGCCTGGCCGCTCAGCGAACACGCCGCTGACGTGGTGGTGTTGCAGCATGGCCTGGATTTCTGCCTGTCGCCCCATGGCTTGCTGCGCGAAGCCGCGAGCAGCGTACGGCCAGGGGGCCATTTGCTGATTGTGGGGATCAACCCCTGGAGCAGTTGGGGCCTGCGCCATGTGTTCGCCCACGACGGCCTGCGCCAGGCACGCTGTATCTCGCCGCAACGGGTGGGCGACTGGCTGAACCTGCTGGGCTTCGCGCTGGAGAAACGCCGCTTCGGGTGCTATCGTCCGCCGCTTGCGTCAACCAAGTGGCAAAGCCGCCTGGCCGGCTGGGAGCGCCGCGCAGGTGCCTGGCAATTGGGCGGTGGCGGCTTCTATCTGCTGGTGGCACGCAAGATCGTGGTTGGGCTGCGGCCGGTGCAGCAGGTGCGCCGCGAGCCGATGGGCAAGCTGGTGCCCATGCCGATGGCCAAGGTCAACCGCAAGCAAAGCGATGCATGA
- the rnhA gene encoding ribonuclease HI, whose protein sequence is MTDSVELFTDGACKGNPGPGGWGALLVCKGVEKELWGGEANTTNNRMELMGAIRGLEELKRRCNVLLVTDSQYVMKGINEWMVNWKKRGWKTAAKEPVKNADLWQLLDEQCNRHDITWKWVRGHIGHPGNERADQLANRGVDEVRGYKQS, encoded by the coding sequence ATGACCGATAGCGTAGAACTCTTCACCGATGGCGCCTGCAAAGGCAATCCGGGCCCTGGCGGCTGGGGCGCGTTGCTGGTGTGCAAAGGCGTGGAGAAAGAGTTGTGGGGCGGTGAAGCCAATACCACCAACAATCGCATGGAGCTGATGGGCGCCATTCGCGGCCTCGAAGAACTCAAGCGCCGCTGCAACGTGCTGCTGGTGACCGACTCGCAATACGTGATGAAGGGCATCAACGAGTGGATGGTCAACTGGAAGAAGCGCGGCTGGAAGACCGCCGCCAAGGAGCCGGTGAAAAATGCCGACCTGTGGCAACTGCTCGATGAACAATGCAATCGCCACGACATCACCTGGAAATGGGTGCGCGGCCACATCGGCCACCCCGGCAACGAACGCGCCGACCAGTTGGCCAACCGAGGCGTGGACGAAGTGCGCGGCTACAAGCAGAGCTGA
- the dnaQ gene encoding DNA polymerase III subunit epsilon, translated as MRSVVLDTETTGMPVTDGHRIIEIGCVELMGRRLTGRHFHVYLQPDRDSDEGAIGVHGITDEFLKGKPRFAEVADEFFEFINGAQLIIHNAAFDVGFINNEFALMGQTDRADISQHCSILDTLMMARERHPGQRNSLDALCKRYGVDNSGRELHGALLDSEILADVYLTMTGGQTSLSLAGNASDGSGSAEGSGNRPSEIRRLPADRKPTPIIRASEQDLAEHLARLEAIAKSAGAPALWTQLTQQ; from the coding sequence ATCCGATCTGTTGTACTCGATACCGAAACCACCGGCATGCCGGTGACCGACGGCCACCGGATCATTGAAATCGGCTGTGTCGAACTGATGGGTCGTCGTCTCACCGGTCGTCACTTCCACGTCTACCTGCAACCGGACCGCGACAGTGACGAGGGCGCGATCGGCGTCCACGGTATCACTGACGAATTCCTCAAGGGCAAGCCGCGTTTTGCCGAAGTCGCCGATGAGTTCTTCGAATTCATCAACGGCGCCCAGCTGATCATCCATAACGCGGCGTTCGACGTCGGCTTCATCAACAACGAATTTGCCCTGATGGGGCAAACCGATCGCGCAGACATTTCCCAGCACTGCTCGATCCTCGACACCTTGATGATGGCCCGTGAGCGTCACCCGGGCCAGCGCAACAGCCTGGATGCCTTGTGCAAACGTTATGGCGTCGACAACTCCGGCCGTGAACTCCACGGCGCCTTGCTCGACTCCGAGATTCTCGCCGACGTCTACCTGACCATGACCGGCGGGCAGACCAGCCTGTCCCTGGCGGGTAATGCCAGCGATGGCAGCGGCTCGGCGGAAGGCTCGGGTAACCGACCTTCGGAAATCCGCCGCCTGCCGGCTGATCGCAAGCCCACGCCGATTATTCGCGCCAGTGAGCAGGACCTGGCCGAGCACCTGGCACGGCTGGAAGCGATCGCCAAGTCGGCGGGTGCGCCGGCGCTGTGGACCCAACTGACCCAGCAATAA